The Cygnus atratus isolate AKBS03 ecotype Queensland, Australia chromosome 21, CAtr_DNAZoo_HiC_assembly, whole genome shotgun sequence sequence AATGTTAATTTCTGAGTATTCGATTTCTGGTGAGCAATGATGAGAGGGTGCCATTAGCTTTGTCCTGTGAATGCGGTGAGAACTGTGTTGTTTAAACGTGCTCAAATAAATTTAGTGCCTCGAGActgatatttctattttatgtcCAGTTGTGCACCTTTCTTGTAACTAAGAGATGTGTTGTGGGTGGGTTTGGTTGGTAGCACTGCTCTTCGCTCCTCCCAGTGCCATTGTACAGTATATGTGTTTGATTCCTTACGTCCAGTTGCCAAGGTAGCAGATgcaaaaaacaaatcagatgAGCTTTCAGAGAAGGACTTAGGGATCTTTTGGTCATAGAGAAGGTCATAGAGAAGCACATGGTTCTAATTTAGAACTTAATCAATTATGTTAGACAAAGAccctgtctcttttttttttttttttttaagtaaaacacTTTCTGCAAATTTAGAGGACTTTATGATGTTGTAAGCATCTTGAACAGCATGACAGAACAACCAAAAtaagttctgtttgttttgttttaaagtcgTTTTTTTACCTCTCTTCTAGTAAAAAGGCAATAACCCTTAGTGATTAGTGTGTGGGACTGGGATTGTCAGAGCCCTAGTACTGAGTCATCACTGAGCCTTTTGAAGTCTTCCTGCCTGGGGAGTGTGGAAAACACttgatttaatatttcttttggcTGTagtaaataaattcatatttgtaTTCATACGGTGAAGTTGTTGTGATACTAACTGCACATTCATATGAATTTTGACGCTTAAGAAGAAGATGAAAGCAGAATTATATACGGTTGTCCTAAATATCAGCCTCTGAATCAGATGTCTCTCATTTGGCTTTTTGAAGTGACTTTTTCATGTTTACTGTTTCCCCTATAAGAATTTCCTGTCTCTATTCAGTCAGCTACTAGTTTCTGGGTAGAAAATACTTGACATTACACACAAGGGTCGGAGAGGTATGCAGTGATGCTTGTTCTTAGCGTAAAGAGTTTTGAGACTTATCTTTGAACATCGGCTAATTTCTCAGGAGCAAACTCCTAGTATTCCAACACCTGTAAGTGATTTTTGTGAAAAGCCTTCTGAAAGCACAAttatctgttgattttttttttcctgtgcctgaTTCTTTGCTTAATGCTTCCATTCATGCGGTTCACCCTTCTCTGGCTTTACAGGAAAACACATCCATAGGATGGAGTTAGAGCACCTGAGTAGGCTGCGTCAGGCCAACAAGGACCTTCTACAAAAGCTAAGAATGAAGCAGGAAGAGATCAGAAAAAGTCTTCCCAGCAAGCCACTTATTCCAGCATCTCTTCCTAATGTAGCAACTACGAAAAGATCTGTCCCCTTGCCCAAGAGAGGGGTATGTGTTGGGTCTGTGCTAAAAGTGCTGGGAAGCAAATGGGCCTCGTATGGTAGGCAGTAGCTCTGCTTATAGAGCAGTGTGAACATGGAACAGCTGGTGGAACATGGAATATAGAGCTTGTTAGAAAAGTAGCTAGACTTTCGGTTTTTGTTTATGCTGTCGTCTCAAATACGTTCTCATTGCAAAGGCTTCAAACATCAGCTGCTGCCTAATAAATGTAGGTTTCTTAATGTAAGATAAGAAGGATCATCATGGAACATAAACCTTTGGTTTCTTCTAAGCATGAAGGCTGAAAGTTTAGCAGCTTCTCAGCTCAGGAAGAAGCTGCATTTAGCTGTAAGCCAGCTGTAAGCGATCCCTTTCTTACCTTCTTCAAACACTTGGTAGAGGTCCCATGAATGATATTAAGACTGTTTTCCCCTCGAGAAAAGGCATGAGCAGACTGGATTgagaaattgatttttctcGTCGAGTACACTGTCCTCATAAAAAGTGTTTGTAATCTGATGCCATGTGATGTCcttacagaaggaaaatcaaGTTGATGCTGTGTCTACTCAACATGATCCTGCAACGTTGGTCTCTGTGGAACCCAGAGCTTAtgcagccagagcagccctTTGTTCCTCACTCAAACGCAGCAGAAATGACAGAGGGGTGCAGCAACAAATGAAGGTGCAGGAATTAGTAGGTTTGGATTCCAGCTCTTCTGataaagagaagaatgttatgcCTGCGTCTGCAATCATTGCATGTGGTAGAGAAACCTGCAGAGTGGATAGGTATGGCCAGGATCAAGAAAGTGCAGAGAACGAAACTTTCCTTCTGGGACATGGAGAGAACAAAAACCAGTCCACTCTTCCACATGGTCtcaatgagaaaaaacaacctAAGGCTCACTTGGACCTATCactgaacaaaaaacaaagtgaagagACCAGCAATGAGCCCATAACCCCTAAATCAATCCTGCTGACATCTCAATCCAAAGAGTGGAAGGTAAATGGTGAAACCAATGCCTTGCTCCTTTTCTTAAGTCAGTAGAAGGATGCAGGGAAGGGTCAGGAGAATACTGCTTACTCTGAGCAAATTACTGGTAGAGCTATAGATCCAGCCGTAAACTAAGCCACAGCTGTCTAATGTAAATACCTGCCAGTTACCTCCCAAGCTGTGCCTTTGAATGTCCTGCTAGATGTGTAAGAGGTCTttatgaattgtttttcttcccagaaggaAGTTGCTCATGTGACTTTTCAGTCTGAGCCTGAAGAATACGCCTTGCCTATGAGTAGCTGGTCCGTGTGTCCATTCCTGGGCTATGACTGGATTGCAGGTAAGTCTTAAACCTGAAGCAAAGCACTTGGCGTGATGTGTAATATCAAGAGTTAAAACACAGGTTATCCTTCCGTTAAGTTCTGATGTGACAGAAGTACAGacgtggagcccatggagccAGTCTCAGCAGAGGAGCTGTAGTTTTGTCAGTAGCTGTTGCTGCACCAGGACAGAGGTGATCTGTGCTTCCATGTCATGGTGAAGTGGCAACGGTATGAGAATCCAGGCAGCAAATGGTAAAGCTCAGTGGGGTCAGAGGAGACAGCAAGTAACCAAAATGAATGAATGCAACAAGGAACCCAGATCACACCAGAAACCTCTGACTTGACATGATGGTGTGCTCTTCTCATTATCCACTTTGGTGCTCCAGACCTTTGGCTGACTTGATCATTTTGCTCGAGGCTTGCTTTGGTGCTTTCTCAAATTCAGTAAAGCcttgaacttttttctttgcttcatattttcagGGCTTCTAGATACAGACTCTTCAGTAGCACAAAAATCCGATCAATATTTTGCTGAGCTGCATGAGTTCCGACAGGCCAACAAAGAAGCATGTATCCATGAGCAGCACCTGGAGTAAGTGGGTACAAGGGGAAGGGCTGAAGCAGCTACGTGTCCCTTTAGAGTAATAAGTATGGTCTAACTGCAGTGGGAAATTGTAAGGGTGGCTCTGCGGGTCTCTACCTCCCAGTTAGGAATGTATGCTTGGAAAGGGTGGGGGCTGTTCAGAGGACCTACACCCCTGTGACTAActgttgtgtttgtgtgtttctttagGCCCAAGGCTCTGGATTACATAATTCCTGAACAAGAACAAGATTTGATAACCAGTTCCCATAAGTGTAAGATCAGATTTCTCATAGGTGTAAGATCAGGTTTCTTCCTAATCCAATTTCTTTGAACAAACAACTAAGCATTCTTGTTGCTCTGACTAAGCCCCACATCATGtaagacagtgaaaaatgtgttatttttcactgtaatttctAATCCAGACTTGACTTCCTCCTCTGAAGAGACTTCTAGGCATCCTCTCTCAATCAGTGTCATCTTATTTTGTCAGGGCTTATTGTAATTGATTACagttctattttttgtttgaggGGGTtgagttttggttttgctttttaggAACTTATTTGGGGACAGGAAATGTAAAAGATATTTtaggaaaagcagctctgtttctATAGAATGCACGTGTAGCACTGTGGTAGAAGACAGCTTTATATTGCAAGTGTTGAGGAACCTTGTGACAAACTAGAAATGCCATGATGGTTCATTGTTTTGCGTGGCAGGTGTTTACTGTTACCGATTAAACCAGCGCCTCTTCACTGTCCCTGTGGATTCAGAATCTGCCTGTCCCGTGTGTAAGATGCCACGTGCCCACCAGCCCCCAGAGACACTGGAAGAGCCAGCCTATGTCAGGTAGATGAACATCATTGCTTTGTAACATGCAGGACTCAAGGAgacaatgggaagaaaaagctgatCATGTGAGGGAGAAAAGAGCATCAAAATAGCTCCACAGAAGGATGCTGCTCtcaaggcagagaaaaatctCTTGCTTAAAAACTCCCTACAAATCTTTTCCACAAGCAGAAATAGTTACAAAGCTGGTCCAATATCTGAACGTAGGTGTTAAGTGTCTAATGCCTTAATCCAAAACTGCTTGCCttcgtttgttttttgattGACTCTGGATTTTGAGTGGAGAAAACATGCAGATTTCCTCTGCGTTGTGGAAGGTGTAGGCAATTACTTCCTGTGTGTGGTTGCAGGGTCAGCATTCCTAGGTCTACTCTTCTGCCTGCCTACAAATACAAAGCTCATCGCAGGAATAGCTTTGAACCAGCAGACAGTCTAGCGTTACCCTCGGTAAGTCACTGTCGTCTTTCTGGTACTGATTGCACAGCCCAGATTGAGCATTGCTGCTgtacaagaaggaaagaatttaGGACTCTCCCATCCCTCTCATAGTTTGTACTGAAATTTCTGAGCTGAATGGTTGCTGGACCGTGCGTGGTGGTGAGTGAAGTTCTGATCTGGGTTGCTGACGTACCAAGAAAAGTCATTTGCGCATGCTTCTGAGTTCATGCCTTCATGTGACTGGTATAAAGTATATGGCTTGTCTCCAAATGCTTTatgctgaggaaaagaaagtgcCATATGAAGCTGTCTGCTGCTGGGGCGTAATTCAGCTGATCGATTTCAGGCATCAAACTTTCAACTAGAAGAACCATACCTGAGAGCACCTGTCTCTGTTAAAAGACATTGAAGAGTCTAAAAGACAAGCTTCTGTGAAATATCCACATGGTGCAGAGATCAGGAATAACCGATAGCGGCGAGGTTggatttaaaactgtttttgcagAGTTGGTCCTGTATACCAGCCACTAGGCAATGCTGCAGGCAGTGTTACTAATCAGACCCAGCCCTGCCCTAGAGAGCTCCAGAGAATAAGTAGGAAGAAGCCTAGCTTGAGGTTTGAGGCACTGGATGAGTCAGTTGAGACAAGTTCAGAGGGGTCAGGTGTTTGAGTTCACAAAGCAGGAGACTGGTTTAGAAATAACTAGCCAGAGAAAGATGGAAGAGGGGATAGTTATGCAGTTTTGCATagaaaagatttcttctctttactTTTTAGTGATTtaaaactcttcagaaattaaTTAGCCTGCCAGTGCCTTCCTGTGGAGTATTTATCTAGAAAGTACTGTCATATAAcattcctctctcttctcacaGCATTGCCTGGTTGGCTGGGAAAACATCATCCCTTCCAGTAACTCCACACTCAGCAATTTGGATCTGCGAGCTTCACTGGAAGAGAAGCCTTCTCGCCATCCTCGCGTGGTAAGAATAGCTTTTAAACACTCCATGGAGATGTTGTGAATCGTACAGGTGGGGATTGCAATTCCATCTCTCTCAAGAGCATGATAATTATTGATGgctgagcaaaagaaaatgtctggaagaaaaaaaaaaaaaaaacagaactggatAACAGCAGCACATAGGCAGAAGTCTGTTCAGCTCCCCGGTCTTCAGCAAAATGGGAACAGTCGCCGTGGCATTGTTTGATTAATGATGTCTTCGTTTGGATTCCAGAACTTGGTGTCCAGAGTGTCAGGAGGAACCAGAACTGACCAGCTTCTAAACCTGACCCGTTCAACACTCTTCAGATTTAGCAAGGCTTCTCAGCAGAGGGAGCAAACCAAACCTGGACACTACAGAGCAGCTCCAGATTTAAATAGTACTACCTCAACTGTGAACCACTGACTTGTTTGCCttggggagggggtggaggtggggagTGGACAAATTaatttggttaaaaataaatcttgaacaagagatttttttctaattttcataGTCCCGTGTCTCTGTCAGCAACCAATACACATACCTCAATGTACCAACCCTCATAACCCTCATATATgtcttttcacttttctttttgtgaattttGCAGCTACTTCTAAGCAGATGCATGAGCTTTCCTCCTTGGGGCTGCATAAAGAGTTGAGAACAGGAAAACTAGGAGAGGCATAGCAACAGATACGCATAGAGTTCACCTGCCGCCTCGATTAAGTGAACCAGAAATGTAAGTTTAGCTTTGAATGCAAGGGCAAGGAATTAGTCTATGAATGGCCAGGTTCAGTGGGATGCATACAAATATGCTTATTTCCAAACACTTGAAACATGACACACAATTTGCTAGTGCCTTAGACTTGAGTTACTCAACAAtttagttaaaacaaaaaaaatccagtcaaTTTTCAGTTCAATGTCTCTAGCTGTAGGAGGGTGTATTACACCAGAGaaataaacctgaaaaatgacattaaaataaaagattttattactCAGAAAGCCAGAAAATGCCTTAAGATGTTTTCAAATTATGCTTACCTCTGTTTTTGCAAGTTTTTTGGAGATCAGCCAAAAAACTTTGTGGAGTTTTAAAAACTATACCAGAACAAAGTGTATGATGTGATACGATTTTTTTGAACTTCATAAAATGATCTTactttccttatttaaaaatggTTAAATGGATGTCTTATTTTGTCTTCAGTAAGCCTCAAACAGAATTTCCTGCCTTAAGAATTCTGTAAGTTACTGTGAAATCTTTACTAGTAATTGCATTCAGAAGCTTtggtttaaatttatttctgggAGTTAACATGACAGAAGTTCTTGGGTTTACACCAATGACGTTTTTGGCTTCTTGCTATTCAGTGTTATTTACTTACATGTTCAATActtaatttagaaattaaatgtgCGATTAGACTTTTTTAAGCAAGGAAGGAATGTTGCAAGTTTATGAAAACAATGTGAGACTGTTGGAATGGAAAGTGAACAGCATGACTGATCATCTTAGCTTTGGGTTGTATGTGTAGGgcaaaatgaacagaattaGTCGcattctttccattaaaaaaaataatttaaaaataaattgaaatgtgCTGTGAGTAGTTCGGGTGTGAATACATTAATGAATTATAATGTAGTAAGAAGGTTTCGTCCGGTGACTTTGTCCTGCAGTAAGTGCCCTCATTCCAAAATATTATACCCTTTCATGAAGGAGGGTGGCTGAGATTGCACCTGAGGGTGATTGTAAAGGAGTACATCTATTTGCAGgctgaaaaattatatttatttcatccaGTGTTAAAGCAGCTTCTGTACTTGGATCATGgactctgcagcagcctgagcGGTGATGAAACCAGTGCTGGAATCTGCACTTCAAGGGGAGAATGGAGGGTGGGAGTAGTGTGCTTGGGATGCTGGGATTCTGGGCTAGGAAAACAGGAGGTTGAGAGGCCAGGGATTTCTGGAGAGAAGGCTAAGCAGAGGTGAGACTGTGGGGATATACAGTAGGAAGCCAGAGTGGTAGGAAGGGTGGTAGGAGGCAGAGGTTGTGAAATACCGGCAGTGTGGAGAGGGGGGCTGGATTGGGAAAGCAGGAATGTAAGATATGGGATGGGGGGAGACCTTTACAGATCTGCAGATCAATACGATATGGTAAGCAATAGAGTTCCCAATGGTGCACCAGTACTTCCAGGATTATGTCCTTACCcacaaaataatgcaaatactAAACTCTGTTGTGCAGGCACAGGGTTCTGGGATAGCTTGTCTCCCATTCCTAGAGGCAGTCGTGCTTCTGTGAGGCCTCTGGCCAAGATTTAAGGAGATTTGTCTTCATACACGTTGGTGAACAAGAAAAGGGGCAACCCCACATGTCTGAGGTGCACAGTAATTCACAAGAAGGAATTCTCTACCACAGTTGGTAAGGAAGGATCTGTAACTGATTTGAAGAGCTCAAATATGCCCAGAGAAAGGTAGCAAATCTATTCCTAAATGTCTCCTGCAACAGGCATAAAAGATCCATTAGGCAGAAGGCAGGGATCCTCCACTCAATCTGTGATAGCAGTGGAAGAATTTGCTTGGAGAATAATGTATGCATTTGGCAAAACTGGAAGCTCCTGTGTTGCTCACACTTCTACTAGAAGCTGGGATAGACACAGTGAGGCCATTCTTGTCTTGGTctggattgttttttttcttcatagcacTTGGAACATGTTTGCTCAGTCTGTGCAGCGATATCTTCTGTTAACGGCTGGCTCCGGTGTGTGTTCCCTTTTATATTAGTTCTCCTTTGGCATGAGTGATAACCACCAGTTGCTTTGATGGTAAAGCTGGAAGTTCAGTTCCTCCTTCTGACTGTATGTAACCCTGATTCATAAGTTGGGAAATCCAGCTTTGCTTAATTAAATATGGCACAGTAAATAATACATCTGTTCcttgttttaacagaaaagcGGAGTTCAGCCTTTAAAACGTAGCTCCATCTGTTTCTTGACAGCAGCATTAGACTGCCATcagtgttattttgtttgtttgcctccCCTTGGATTATTGTGAGATAGTTTTAGTGACGTTTCAGGATCAGGTGTTTCTTGCTGTCAGTACAAGAATTAATACTGAATCTTGAATGAGTGTAGTGCTGATTAATCATTCTGTGTAGTTATCAGCATGTCAAGGAATGACATCTCCAGATGTCTCCACAACCCCCAGGTGAAACATTTGCATGTGGCGTGAGCTTGCTTTTTGAGTGATTTGTAAACTTTGATTTTGGGTCTTTCATCTTTTTAGAACTTGTGTTTTCACAGCCCAGAACTTGTTCTCAGTGTGTGTCAAATCTGAAAACATAAGAGAAACTGTGccccttcttttctctgttaaaacCCTCGATTTCACAAATTTCCTGGGTAATGTCAGACCAAATGTAAGGACGTGGCTTTCCACTTTTGCTGGTGTATTGCAGTGGTTTGTGCAGAACAAAACCATGCTgctaagaagaagaaaataagagcCCAGAATTTCAGTGCTTAGATGGTCGGTCTTTGAAacactctggaaaaaaagtgtgatcCTGAAAATCTtcctattcattttttctttcacaaaaattatttagtatttccctaatttctttcctttgcttcagcagaggaaaactcttttttgtttctgttaataGATAAACTTTATAACTCTCAGCTTTTACATGAGGAGAACCAGATTACCAAGAAAGGAACTGTTACCCTGAAAGTCTGTGATGGAACTGGGAACTAATCACTCCCACTCCTGTGGTTTAACCACATGGCTAGTCTTTCccaagcaattttattttcgATTTTGAATTAGGATAAATACAATTGGAAGCTTTGGTGCTTTTTCAGTTTCCCTGTTTTACTTCCTAGAGGTATACACAGAGTGCTTTTCAGTTGCAGCAATAACATTACAATTGCGTGAGTgaacaaatataaaaacttgCACAAATAGTATTTAACAAGGAGAAGTTGGGCCTTGTCTCCTCATTATTTTGTACTGAGTaacattcttttcctttctagtAGTATAGATCCAGAGTTACTCTGTCAAATTCCCTAGAGTTTGTCTGGATTTGTATTTGTGTAAATGTGAGCAGAACTTCTTgctttcagaaggaagaaagatgctCATAATATCAGTAATCTTCTGAAAGGGTGTATTTATTCCCAAAGTAAAAAATCAGTTGATATTGGGAGCACAGTAAGATCGTAAGTAATTTCCAGTAAATGGCAGAATAGTGTTTCATTCTGAAACAGCTAGTTTATTTGGGAGCTGTTCACTGACTTACAGATGAACTTCACAGGTTAAATGCTTTGCTGCAATAAATGAACCTGGCTACAGAAGACCTGCCTGTCAGTTCACACATGCAAAATATCTGAAAGTAGAACTTTAGTGAAATGACAGGGCTCCGCAAAAGCCTCTTTTACCTCTCACTTTGGTTCTGTCCTATGCTTGGATCTCTCGCTGTGTTAAGTACTTTACACTGAAGTTTTATTTAGCATCTTCTGCCAAAAGTTTACAGGCTGGAAATTGTTGAGTGCCTTAGTATGCTTGCTGTTTTGATTCTGTTCATGGTTGAGTAGCATCTTCctaaaacagtgaaaactggATCTGGTGggtttgttttaatgaacaaGGGAATCTTGAATAAAACACCTAGACTGGAGTACAAAGAGCACCATTAAAATGCTAAGTCTGGTGCTCAGAAGTTAAGAAATGCTATCAATAAAATTTCTTTGCACATATCCACTCATTCTAACACAGTTTTTGTTCACAGTATCCAATCAGTCCAAGCTTCCCTCATCAGTTGTCTTCCTACCTAGTGAGCTGGTCTCCTTCCTCTCCAGTCCCAGTTGTGAGTTTCTTGTAGTCTAACTTTTTTTCATCCCTTCAATTGATTCTGTCTGAAAGCAAAGGAGACAGTCTTCATCTTAGTTTCAGTTCCTGATCATATCCTTGTGAGGAGAAATTACTATAAAGTCCAGTTTTGCTTCCGAAACCCCAGGTGGGAATACAATGATAAGATGATGTTGTGCTACAGCCGACTTTGGGAGCAGTGAGAAGCTTAAGAATGCTTAGAGAAGGAATTTGTTACAGATCTCCCTACTGAAAATCAAATACGTTCACCAGCATGAGGTATAGGGGGTATTCTGAGGCTTTTGGCCGATCAGTTTTTGGCAGGCTTTCATGGCTTCTCAAAAGGTACATTCCTGATACAGGAGTTGCCTTGTAACAGGGGAAAGCAAAAATTCAAATTGAGGCAAATGTCTGCTTTGACCCCGTTCTGCTCTCACACTGCAGAATTTGACCAGCTAGTATGTAGCTGAAAAATGAGGTCTTGTACCAGATGAAGCTCAATACCAGACTCTTGAAGAATAACCATGCAATCAATATCAAGTAATGTAAGCCTTGAGTGTGCTTCTTTGACTATAACTGTAACTATTTCAAGTAGACTTTTTACGTGGGTtaaattattatgaaataaagGTGGGAATTTACTGCGGCCTGGCTACTTGTTATTAGCTTTGTGGGTAGACATTCTATGCATTTAGAAACTTGCTAACTAAAGGCAAGTACATGcttattttcttgccttttacCAGTCCTTTCATGGAGCTGATGGCTTTATAGAAGCCTTCCTGCACTTTGTGTGAGATTTATAGAACTTCAGAGAAAGATCTCGATACGAGTTAAGACAGCTAAAGTCAAAAGCTGATGCTTGTGGATTTATTTGTATCAGTGCCATGGCTGGGGGTGTGGGAAGAGTGGCCCAAATCAACTGCTGGTGGGTGTCATTTTGGTTAACAGCATGATTACTCCAAcaaacaagcagcagagaagacttttgcattaaattaaaacagtgcTAGGGAAGCATGAAGAAAGGACATGAAAGGTCTTTGAAAGGCTTCA is a genomic window containing:
- the MIIP gene encoding migration and invasion-inhibitory protein; translated protein: MELEHLSRLRQANKDLLQKLRMKQEEIRKSLPSKPLIPASLPNVATTKRSVPLPKRGKENQVDAVSTQHDPATLVSVEPRAYAARAALCSSLKRSRNDRGVQQQMKVQELVGLDSSSSDKEKNVMPASAIIACGRETCRVDRYGQDQESAENETFLLGHGENKNQSTLPHGLNEKKQPKAHLDLSLNKKQSEETSNEPITPKSILLTSQSKEWKKEVAHVTFQSEPEEYALPMSSWSVCPFLGYDWIAGLLDTDSSVAQKSDQYFAELHEFRQANKEACIHEQHLEPKALDYIIPEQEQDLITSSHKCVYCYRLNQRLFTVPVDSESACPVCKMPRAHQPPETLEEPAYVRVSIPRSTLLPAYKYKAHRRNSFEPADSLALPSHCLVGWENIIPSSNSTLSNLDLRASLEEKPSRHPRVNLVSRVSGGTRTDQLLNLTRSTLFRFSKASQQREQTKPGHYRAAPDLNSTTSTVNH